A stretch of the Thermodesulfovibrionales bacterium genome encodes the following:
- a CDS encoding hemolysin family protein translates to MWLELFLIAIFICFTAFFAAAEIAVVTTRRSRIKQLIDEGSKNAVTLNRLREMPDRFLATIQIGVTLSGAIASAIGGTIAIEYIKPALKNVPIPFVSASAEVVAVGIVVSVVAYFSLVFGELMPKSIALSNPEEIGLMTAPAIERLSRLAFLFVRVLTASTNILLKPFGKKAFTQRGYITEEEVKLLIEEGGEQGVFEPEEKELIHSVFEFTDTFVREVMIPGPQMVTIGLAMPVEEIKSIISEEKFSRYPVIGKDMNDVRGILYAKDFFNILAKTGSVDIRRIIKPPIFIPEMMKISILLREMQKKRVHMAVVIDEYGAVSGLVTLEDLLEEIVGEIRDEYDTESPVIQLSDGSMIIDASISVRDLVEDYRVEIPESPEYETLGGFILTYLQRIPQTGDAVEIEGKRLRIVEMVGQRIAKVKLEKLPETPTSELESK, encoded by the coding sequence ATGTGGCTTGAACTCTTTCTTATAGCTATCTTCATTTGCTTTACCGCCTTCTTTGCCGCTGCTGAGATAGCGGTCGTCACAACAAGAAGAAGCAGGATCAAGCAGCTCATCGACGAGGGATCGAAGAACGCTGTAACCTTGAACAGGCTCAGGGAGATGCCTGACAGATTCCTTGCCACAATCCAGATCGGTGTAACCCTATCCGGCGCCATCGCTTCAGCCATCGGTGGAACCATTGCCATCGAATATATTAAGCCGGCTTTAAAGAACGTGCCCATACCCTTCGTCTCTGCCTCCGCCGAAGTAGTAGCCGTCGGGATCGTTGTTTCCGTTGTCGCCTATTTTTCCCTTGTCTTCGGGGAACTCATGCCGAAGTCGATAGCACTTTCGAACCCTGAGGAAATCGGTCTTATGACTGCGCCCGCGATAGAGAGATTGTCGCGGTTGGCTTTCCTCTTTGTGCGCGTCCTGACGGCGAGCACCAACATCCTCCTGAAGCCCTTTGGCAAAAAGGCCTTCACCCAAAGGGGATATATCACTGAAGAGGAAGTCAAGCTTCTCATCGAGGAGGGAGGCGAGCAGGGTGTCTTTGAACCTGAAGAGAAGGAGCTCATCCACAGCGTTTTTGAGTTCACCGACACCTTCGTGAGAGAAGTCATGATCCCCGGCCCTCAGATGGTTACCATAGGTCTTGCAATGCCGGTCGAGGAGATCAAGTCGATCATCTCCGAGGAGAAATTCTCCCGTTATCCGGTTATCGGGAAAGACATGAACGATGTTCGGGGTATCCTCTATGCCAAGGATTTTTTCAACATCCTTGCAAAAACCGGCAGCGTTGATATACGGAGGATTATCAAACCTCCGATCTTCATCCCCGAAATGATGAAGATCAGCATCCTCCTCAGGGAGATGCAGAAGAAACGGGTCCATATGGCCGTCGTAATCGATGAATACGGAGCTGTTTCGGGACTGGTAACTCTCGAAGACCTTCTCGAAGAGATCGTCGGCGAAATCAGGGACGAATACGATACCGAGAGCCCCGTGATCCAGCTCAGCGATGGTTCCATGATCATAGATGCCTCAATAAGCGTCAGAGACCTTGTTGAAGATTATCGAGTGGAGATACCTGAGTCTCCCGAATATGAGACACTCGGCGGCTTTATCCTTACCTATCTGCAACGGATACCCCAGACGGGCGACGCAGTGGAAATTGAGGGAAAGAGACTCCGAATCGTCGAGATGGTGGGTCAGAGGATAGCTAAGGTGAAGCTCGAAAAACTGCCGGAAACACCGACGAGCGAACTGGAGAGCAAATAA
- a CDS encoding adenylate/guanylate cyclase domain-containing protein, whose translation MVERAEEGKAEKEPSLWERLSFFHFPIRVKLSIAITFIIWLTILILSFVILARQKEQLYLQTVKTGNVSLNYFASNANIPLLNDDLLRLNQLIKEATSVEGLLYAIIVDRQGVIQADTDQSRLGSTYQKMENAKELKKEKDVTYFNYLLPSGTHILDLSKPVMFKNKALGEVHVGVSLDFINDLIRRERVFILVLSLFIVLLGISIAVLLGFSFSRPILKLVLATKEIGKGNYQYRIDMARKDEFGDLATAFNYMAQELLTKLLIKQSFGRYVSPEVLDMILSHPEEAWLKGKRNEATILFTDVRDFTAFSETRNPEEIVDNLNEYFEIATQVILEHGGYVDKFIGDAVLGVFGVPISHEDHVFRAVDAAVAMQKRFHEKADGDKNPLLTRIGIGINTGIVVSGSLGSQVKMEYTVIGDSVNVASRINHIAGAGEIIVSKGIYDVMKDRVTANALPPQRIKGKTEAIEVYQIVDVKTSKDDQGGGNNGA comes from the coding sequence ATGGTAGAACGAGCGGAGGAGGGGAAGGCGGAGAAAGAGCCTTCGTTGTGGGAGAGGCTCTCTTTTTTCCATTTCCCGATCAGGGTCAAGCTTTCGATCGCTATCACCTTTATTATCTGGCTTACCATACTGATCCTCAGCTTTGTGATCCTCGCCCGGCAGAAGGAGCAGCTCTATCTCCAGACGGTAAAGACAGGAAACGTGAGCCTGAACTATTTTGCTTCGAACGCGAACATTCCCCTCCTCAACGATGACCTCCTCAGACTGAATCAACTGATCAAGGAAGCAACATCTGTCGAGGGTCTGCTCTATGCGATCATTGTTGACCGTCAAGGTGTCATTCAAGCTGACACAGACCAGAGCAGGCTCGGATCAACGTATCAGAAGATGGAGAATGCGAAGGAACTCAAGAAGGAGAAGGATGTTACCTATTTCAATTACCTTCTTCCCTCGGGGACCCATATCCTCGATCTTTCAAAGCCGGTGATGTTCAAGAATAAGGCTTTGGGCGAGGTCCATGTCGGTGTTTCGCTCGACTTCATAAACGATCTCATCCGGAGGGAGCGGGTATTCATCCTTGTCCTGAGCCTCTTCATCGTCCTCCTGGGGATTTCGATCGCCGTGCTCCTTGGATTCAGCTTCTCCCGTCCTATCCTGAAACTTGTCCTGGCAACCAAGGAGATCGGGAAGGGAAATTATCAGTACAGGATCGACATGGCGAGAAAGGATGAATTCGGAGACCTGGCAACTGCGTTCAATTACATGGCACAAGAGCTCCTGACAAAGCTCCTCATCAAGCAATCCTTCGGACGGTACGTGAGTCCTGAAGTCCTCGATATGATCCTGTCCCATCCGGAAGAGGCATGGCTGAAGGGCAAGAGGAACGAGGCGACCATCCTCTTTACGGACGTGCGGGACTTTACGGCCTTTTCGGAAACGAGGAACCCTGAAGAGATCGTCGACAACCTCAATGAGTACTTCGAAATCGCCACGCAAGTCATACTGGAACACGGCGGATATGTCGACAAGTTTATCGGAGACGCAGTCCTCGGTGTTTTCGGCGTCCCAATATCCCATGAAGACCATGTCTTCAGGGCCGTTGACGCGGCGGTCGCCATGCAGAAGAGATTTCACGAGAAGGCAGACGGTGACAAGAATCCTCTCCTCACGAGGATAGGGATCGGCATCAACACCGGCATTGTCGTATCAGGGAGCCTGGGCTCTCAGGTCAAGATGGAATACACCGTTATCGGTGACAGTGTCAACGTGGCTTCCCGAATCAATCATATCGCGGGAGCCGGGGAGATTATCGTCAGTAAAGGGATCTATGATGTGATGAAAGACCGCGTCACAGCGAATGCCCTGCCGCCGCAAAGGATAAAGGGGAAGACAGAGGCGATTGAAGTCTATCAAATCGTCGATGTCAAGACTTCGAAGGACGATCAAGGAGGGGGCAATAATGGTGCCTAA
- a CDS encoding potassium channel protein, protein MALVVIFLAGTAGYRVIGGKGYSLLDCFYMTFITITTIGYGEIIDLSKNPPGRVFTIIVALSGIMTLTYILSNFTAFLVEGELKEVFRRRRMEKMIRKFKDHFIICGIEGTGFYIAKELRETERPYIIVDLDRKKIDRVLETSHEDLFVEGDATDSATLQKAGIAEAKGLFAVTDDDNQNLVISLTAKQLNPAIRVVARSQDLKNVEKIKKAGADTVVSPTYIGGLRMASEMIRPTVASFLDSMLRDKEKNLRIEEITVPHAFTGKPISALFLKKPLRILLLAMKTKDGLVYNPSPDHTMTEGDTLIFMTTPEERRNLARLFSP, encoded by the coding sequence ATGGCCCTCGTGGTTATCTTCCTTGCCGGGACAGCCGGTTATCGGGTGATCGGCGGCAAAGGGTATTCCCTCCTGGACTGCTTTTATATGACCTTCATCACGATCACGACGATTGGATATGGAGAGATCATCGACTTGTCGAAAAATCCTCCTGGCCGGGTCTTTACCATAATCGTAGCCCTTTCAGGCATCATGACGCTGACATACATTCTTTCGAACTTTACAGCCTTCCTCGTGGAAGGGGAACTCAAAGAGGTCTTTCGGAGGAGGAGGATGGAGAAGATGATCAGAAAGTTCAAAGACCATTTTATTATCTGCGGGATAGAAGGTACAGGCTTCTACATCGCAAAAGAGCTTCGCGAAACAGAGAGACCCTATATCATTGTTGATCTCGACAGAAAAAAGATTGATAGGGTCCTTGAAACATCTCATGAGGACCTCTTTGTCGAGGGTGACGCCACTGACAGCGCCACGCTCCAGAAGGCAGGGATTGCGGAGGCGAAGGGACTCTTTGCCGTGACCGACGATGATAACCAGAACCTCGTGATAAGTCTGACGGCGAAGCAGCTGAATCCTGCCATACGGGTTGTCGCCCGCTCCCAAGATCTCAAGAACGTCGAAAAGATCAAGAAGGCCGGCGCCGATACCGTGGTATCGCCGACCTATATCGGCGGGTTAAGAATGGCTTCAGAGATGATACGCCCTACCGTCGCCTCCTTTCTCGACAGCATGCTGCGCGACAAAGAAAAGAACCTGAGGATCGAAGAGATTACCGTGCCCCATGCGTTCACGGGGAAACCGATTTCAGCCCTTTTCCTTAAGAAGCCCCTGCGAATCTTGCTGCTTGCCATGAAGACAAAGGACGGGTTGGTCTACAACCCTTCGCCCGATCATACGATGACCGAAGGAGACACCTTGATCTTCATGACAACTCCTGAAGAGCGACGTAACTTAGCGAGACTCTTTTCCCCATGA
- the acpP gene encoding acyl carrier protein: MVDEKVKEIIAKQLGVNPSEVTQEASFVEDLGADSLDTVELVMAFEEAFNIEIPDEDAEKIAKVKDAIEYIKKKMA, encoded by the coding sequence ATGGTAGACGAAAAGGTGAAGGAAATTATAGCGAAACAACTCGGCGTGAACCCCTCTGAGGTGACGCAGGAGGCATCATTCGTAGAAGACCTTGGAGCGGATTCTCTCGATACGGTAGAGCTTGTCATGGCGTTCGAGGAGGCTTTCAACATCGAGATCCCTGATGAGGACGCCGAGAAGATCGCAAAGGTCAAGGACGCAATTGAATACATTAAGAAGAAGATGGCATAA
- the fabF gene encoding beta-ketoacyl-ACP synthase II translates to MEKRRVVVTGLGLILPVGVGVGDAWKALLEGRSGIGIIKTFDSSGLPVHIAGEVKDFDPSLYIEAKEIKKMDRFIHFAVAASTMAMEDSGLKITDENAERAGVIIGSGMGGLPTIEHYHKIYLEKGYRRITPFFIPMLIINLASGQVSIRFGAKGPNSAVATACATGSHAIGDAFRIIQRGDADVMIAGGTESVITPMAVGGFAVMKALSTRNDEPDRASRPFDRDRDGFVVGEGAGIVILETMDNARKRNAKIYAEVVGYGMTSDAYHITSPAPGGEGAASCMSKALKDAGVLPEVVDYINAHGTSTKYGDELETAAIKKVFGEHAYDLCVSSTKSMTGHLLGAAGGVESVISVLSLHTDRVPPTINLDNPDPECNLDYVAWKAREKTVEYALSNSFGFGGTNACLLFKKYRES, encoded by the coding sequence ATGGAAAAACGCAGGGTTGTCGTAACAGGTCTGGGACTCATCCTCCCGGTCGGTGTTGGGGTTGGGGATGCATGGAAAGCGCTCCTTGAGGGAAGGTCGGGGATAGGGATAATCAAGACCTTCGATTCTTCCGGCCTTCCCGTTCATATTGCCGGAGAGGTGAAGGATTTCGATCCATCTCTCTATATCGAGGCGAAGGAGATAAAGAAGATGGACCGCTTCATCCATTTTGCCGTCGCAGCCTCGACTATGGCTATGGAAGATTCGGGCCTGAAGATTACTGACGAGAACGCAGAAAGGGCAGGCGTCATCATCGGTTCGGGGATGGGTGGCCTTCCCACCATTGAGCACTATCATAAGATCTATCTCGAAAAAGGTTATCGCAGGATAACGCCGTTCTTTATCCCCATGCTGATCATCAACCTGGCATCGGGTCAGGTCTCCATACGGTTTGGAGCAAAGGGGCCGAACAGCGCCGTCGCCACTGCCTGTGCCACCGGCAGTCACGCCATAGGGGACGCCTTCAGGATCATACAGAGAGGAGACGCCGACGTTATGATTGCCGGAGGAACGGAGTCTGTCATAACGCCCATGGCGGTGGGAGGTTTTGCCGTGATGAAGGCGCTCTCCACAAGAAACGACGAACCAGATCGCGCCAGCAGGCCCTTTGACCGGGACAGGGATGGCTTTGTCGTGGGCGAAGGCGCGGGCATCGTCATCCTCGAAACGATGGACAACGCGAGAAAGAGGAATGCGAAGATCTATGCCGAGGTTGTTGGGTACGGGATGACAAGCGATGCTTACCATATCACTTCTCCTGCGCCCGGCGGCGAAGGTGCGGCGTCGTGTATGTCGAAGGCGTTGAAGGACGCGGGAGTTTTACCGGAGGTCGTGGATTACATTAATGCGCACGGCACATCGACAAAATATGGCGATGAACTGGAAACAGCGGCGATCAAGAAGGTTTTTGGAGAACATGCGTATGATCTCTGTGTTAGTTCTACAAAGTCCATGACCGGTCATCTCCTCGGAGCTGCGGGCGGAGTTGAGTCGGTCATCAGCGTTCTCAGCCTCCACACCGACAGGGTTCCGCCGACAATAAACCTCGATAATCCCGATCCTGAATGCAATCTCGATTATGTCGCGTGGAAGGCGAGAGAAAAGACGGTCGAGTACGCCCTGTCGAACTCCTTTGGTTTTGGGGGGACGAATGCGTGCCTCTTATTCAAGAAATACCGAGAGTCTTGA
- a CDS encoding nucleoside-diphosphate kinase, with protein MDMDKEISEENIEQTLVLIKPDALKNSLTGYVLSLLSEFHTGLRFAGAKIVHVSKMLAEEHYAEHRGKVFYPSLIEYIRGLIHYPDEPRGRRVIALVYQGEEGVKKIRDICGPTNPHVARETRPGCIRALGTVVPLKDAGGREIGERMDNLIHASASVGEAEREIKLWFRPSDFPPFMRSFPTELSEDAPYYFKDDALSAEHAPGSVSLIAPGDVVWKSDLDTLRSLRKGLPGQASLKAVAAKYLINYTAE; from the coding sequence ATGGATATGGATAAAGAAATCTCCGAAGAAAACATCGAGCAAACTTTGGTACTGATCAAACCCGACGCCCTCAAGAACTCCTTGACAGGGTACGTGCTCTCTCTCTTGTCTGAGTTTCATACCGGTCTCCGTTTTGCCGGGGCAAAGATCGTCCACGTAAGCAAGATGCTTGCGGAAGAACACTATGCAGAACACCGTGGGAAGGTATTCTATCCCTCGCTCATTGAATATATTCGGGGACTCATTCATTATCCGGACGAGCCTCGGGGGCGCAGAGTGATCGCCCTCGTTTATCAGGGTGAGGAGGGTGTGAAGAAGATTCGGGACATCTGCGGCCCCACGAATCCTCATGTGGCCAGGGAAACAAGACCGGGATGCATTCGTGCACTGGGAACGGTGGTTCCTCTCAAGGACGCCGGGGGCAGGGAGATCGGCGAGCGCATGGATAATCTCATCCATGCCTCAGCAAGCGTCGGAGAAGCTGAACGGGAAATCAAGCTCTGGTTCAGGCCAAGTGATTTCCCTCCCTTCATGCGGTCCTTCCCCACAGAACTCAGTGAGGACGCTCCCTATTATTTCAAGGATGACGCCCTCTCCGCAGAGCACGCTCCGGGCAGCGTCTCACTGATAGCCCCCGGAGATGTCGTCTGGAAGTCTGATCTCGATACGTTACGGTCGCTCCGCAAGGGTCTGCCGGGTCAGGCTTCCCTCAAGGCAGTGGCAGCCAAGTATCTTATCAACTATACCGCGGAATGA
- the rnc gene encoding ribonuclease III, whose translation MRASYSRNTESLEDSLGYVFKKSALLAEALTHKSYHHENPRKAPVYNERLEFLGDSVLALVIVEYIFSDSRMFSESLMAKIKSYLVTGSLLSEVAGEIDLGHYLRLGKGEEDTGGRRKKSILADAMEAVFGAVYLDGGYEEARRVILRLFRERMLAVIESGQCHDYKTELQEKSQTLFGVLPEYRLIGQEGDEHRKTFTVEVLIGGRLFGCGEGKSKKEAQMTAAREAIGNLDRDGGLERSSSWGKESR comes from the coding sequence ATGCGTGCCTCTTATTCAAGAAATACCGAGAGTCTTGAGGACAGTCTCGGCTATGTCTTTAAGAAGAGCGCTCTCCTTGCAGAGGCCCTGACCCATAAATCCTATCACCACGAAAATCCTCGGAAGGCGCCCGTGTATAACGAGCGTCTCGAATTTCTCGGTGATTCCGTTCTTGCCCTTGTCATCGTTGAATACATATTCAGCGACAGTCGGATGTTTAGCGAATCCCTTATGGCGAAGATCAAATCATATCTCGTTACGGGGTCTCTCCTGTCTGAGGTTGCGGGGGAGATAGACCTTGGCCACTATTTACGACTGGGAAAGGGCGAAGAGGATACCGGGGGAAGACGCAAAAAATCAATTCTCGCAGATGCGATGGAGGCTGTCTTCGGGGCAGTCTATCTCGATGGCGGATACGAGGAGGCACGGCGCGTGATCCTCAGGCTTTTTCGGGAAAGGATGCTCGCAGTGATCGAATCGGGGCAGTGCCACGATTACAAAACCGAATTACAGGAGAAGAGCCAAACCCTTTTCGGCGTCCTGCCTGAATACCGGTTGATCGGGCAGGAGGGCGACGAACACCGTAAGACCTTCACCGTGGAAGTTTTGATCGGGGGCAGACTCTTTGGTTGCGGCGAAGGGAAGAGCAAGAAAGAGGCGCAGATGACGGCCGCAAGAGAGGCAATAGGAAACCTCGATCGAGACGGGGGATTGGAGCGGTCCTCCTCATGGGGAAAAGAGTCTCGCTAA
- the fabG gene encoding 3-oxoacyl-[acyl-carrier-protein] reductase, producing MELKGKVALVTGSARGIGKAIAQGLARRGADVVVSDVSHDDARHSSAEIGGLGVKTMAVKLDVSKSEEVVKTFDDIVKTLGRLDILVNNAGITKDNLLLRMKEEEWDAVLSVNLKGVFLCAKEAVKIMAKQRYGRIINIASVVAFMGNPGQANYSASKAGIIGLTKTIAKEYASRGITSNAVAPGFITTAMTDALPENVKEEMKKVIPMARFGTIDDVANAVLFFASPDSGYITGQVIHVNGGMYM from the coding sequence ATGGAACTGAAAGGGAAGGTCGCACTTGTGACCGGGAGTGCACGAGGGATTGGCAAAGCGATAGCGCAAGGATTGGCCCGGAGAGGTGCGGACGTCGTGGTGTCAGATGTTAGCCATGATGATGCGCGGCACAGTTCTGCCGAAATTGGCGGACTTGGCGTGAAGACCATGGCCGTGAAGCTTGATGTCTCAAAGTCTGAGGAGGTGGTCAAGACATTCGATGATATTGTGAAGACCCTTGGTAGGCTCGACATTCTCGTAAACAATGCCGGGATAACAAAAGATAACCTTCTTCTCAGGATGAAGGAAGAGGAATGGGATGCCGTTCTCAGTGTAAACCTGAAGGGGGTCTTCCTCTGCGCAAAGGAGGCTGTCAAGATCATGGCAAAGCAGCGGTACGGGAGGATCATCAACATCGCTTCCGTCGTTGCCTTTATGGGCAATCCGGGACAGGCAAATTACAGCGCCTCAAAGGCCGGCATCATCGGATTGACAAAGACGATCGCAAAGGAATATGCGAGCAGGGGCATTACTTCGAACGCCGTTGCTCCCGGCTTTATTACGACTGCAATGACTGATGCCCTTCCGGAAAATGTGAAAGAGGAGATGAAGAAGGTTATTCCGATGGCACGGTTTGGGACGATAGATGACGTGGCAAATGCAGTGCTCTTTTTCGCATCACCTGATTCAGGGTATATTACGGGGCAGGTGATTCATGTGAACGGCGGGATGTATATGTGA
- the mdh gene encoding malate dehydrogenase, producing the protein MRAQVSILGAGNVGASTAQLIARDGIADIVLFDIAEGVPQGKALDIAEACPLWNSSVSVTGTNSFRETEGSDLIVLTAGFPRKPGMSRDDLLIANANVVKQVVAESAKLSPRAVLIVVTNPMDVMAQLAWKVSGFDHRRVIGMGGVLDSSRFRTFLSLELGVSPADVEALVMGGHGDQMVPMPRFTTVKGVPITDMLPSEKIASLIKRTRQGGAEIVAFLKTGSAYYAPAAATCEMIRAILLDEKRVLPCAVYLQGEYGIQNVYVGAPVVLGKTGVEKVVELKLNVEERADFDRSVSSVTSLLEKLGI; encoded by the coding sequence ATGCGAGCGCAAGTGTCCATACTAGGAGCCGGCAACGTAGGCGCATCGACTGCACAGCTTATAGCCCGTGACGGTATCGCGGATATTGTCCTCTTCGATATCGCAGAAGGCGTGCCTCAGGGAAAGGCCCTCGACATAGCCGAGGCATGTCCCCTGTGGAATTCTTCTGTTTCTGTGACAGGAACCAATTCGTTCAGGGAGACTGAAGGCTCGGACCTTATTGTTTTGACTGCGGGCTTCCCCAGAAAACCAGGCATGAGCAGGGATGACCTCCTTATCGCTAATGCCAACGTTGTAAAACAGGTTGTTGCGGAATCAGCGAAGCTTTCTCCTCGTGCCGTTCTGATCGTTGTTACGAATCCGATGGATGTGATGGCCCAGCTCGCCTGGAAGGTCTCCGGGTTTGATCACAGGAGAGTGATCGGGATGGGTGGTGTTCTTGACTCCTCCCGCTTCAGGACGTTTCTTTCTCTTGAACTCGGCGTCTCTCCCGCCGACGTCGAGGCCCTCGTGATGGGAGGTCATGGCGATCAGATGGTTCCCATGCCCCGCTTCACAACCGTAAAGGGCGTGCCGATAACGGATATGTTGCCCTCGGAAAAGATTGCCTCCCTCATAAAGAGGACAAGGCAGGGCGGAGCTGAAATCGTTGCATTCCTGAAGACGGGCAGCGCATACTACGCTCCTGCCGCTGCGACCTGTGAGATGATACGGGCCATACTCCTTGATGAAAAGAGGGTCCTCCCCTGTGCCGTTTATCTCCAGGGTGAATACGGCATTCAGAACGTCTATGTCGGCGCACCTGTCGTCCTCGGCAAGACCGGTGTCGAGAAGGTGGTAGAACTGAAATTGAACGTGGAAGAAAGAGCGGACTTCGACAGATCCGTTTCCTCGGTAACGTCGCTCTTGGAGAAACTCGGCATCTAA
- a CDS encoding tetratricopeptide repeat protein has protein sequence MRGSVGSSLWGISLIILMIGVLGCAAPARKETVERVPEQIEKIADPREALLRWKIVATRSPSNETAMRKIAELTAQCNALADEHFRKGVSYYQNNQVGNARKEFLLTLYYNQDHKEALEYLKEKLTGEDATLYDVKKGDTANKIAEKVYGDTQKDFLVSYFNDLKKDHQVKPNAVLRLPILEAVPLKREGVASKQAPVSAETVEEPKEVPFDSTEMLVQARTSLKARKYQDVASIAESVLGYDPANREAHDLVNESYYQMGKAFVQKKKYEDALAMLGRVEPGYKDTRDSLTFVKKQLAETHYLAGVRYFINEDLEKAIREWEEALKLNPNHSKAKSDMERAQGLLEKLKEVK, from the coding sequence GTGAGAGGGTCTGTAGGCAGCAGCCTGTGGGGTATCAGCCTTATTATCCTCATGATCGGAGTCTTGGGTTGTGCTGCGCCAGCTAGGAAGGAGACGGTGGAGAGGGTCCCGGAACAGATCGAGAAGATTGCGGACCCTCGTGAGGCATTACTGCGATGGAAGATTGTCGCCACCCGTTCCCCGTCTAACGAAACCGCCATGAGGAAGATAGCAGAGCTTACGGCGCAATGCAACGCCCTTGCCGATGAGCACTTCAGGAAGGGAGTATCATATTATCAGAACAATCAGGTGGGGAACGCCCGTAAGGAGTTTCTCCTGACACTCTATTATAACCAGGACCACAAGGAGGCACTGGAATACCTGAAAGAAAAGCTGACAGGCGAGGATGCCACACTCTATGATGTCAAAAAGGGAGATACGGCAAATAAGATTGCGGAAAAGGTCTACGGCGACACGCAGAAGGACTTCCTGGTGAGCTATTTCAACGACCTTAAGAAAGACCATCAGGTTAAACCGAATGCCGTGCTGAGACTCCCGATCCTGGAGGCGGTACCCTTGAAACGGGAAGGAGTCGCGTCGAAACAGGCTCCTGTCAGTGCCGAGACCGTTGAAGAACCGAAGGAGGTCCCCTTCGATAGCACTGAGATGCTCGTTCAGGCACGGACATCTCTGAAGGCCAGGAAATATCAGGATGTGGCATCGATCGCGGAGAGTGTTCTCGGCTACGATCCGGCCAACCGGGAGGCCCATGACCTCGTAAACGAATCATACTATCAGATGGGAAAGGCCTTTGTCCAAAAGAAGAAGTACGAGGACGCCCTTGCGATGTTGGGCCGTGTCGAGCCCGGCTACAAGGACACGAGGGATTCCCTCACCTTTGTGAAGAAGCAGCTCGCCGAGACGCATTATCTTGCAGGGGTGAGATATTTTATCAATGAAGACCTTGAAAAGGCGATCAGGGAATGGGAAGAGGCCCTGAAGCTGAACCCAAATCATTCAAAGGCAAAGAGTGATATGGAGCGGGCACAGGGCCTTCTCGAAAAGTTGAAAGAGGTTAAGTAG
- a CDS encoding polysaccharide deacetylase family protein translates to MVPKTKGRNEHLFALVALILVIILIGGCAAGKVETKPEGVPQEKPRERMEDFGFQAIRVGQGDTLSSLAKKYLGDATMDWFIAEFNGITAITPGQELIIPLKPYDKGGLSLRGYQTVPVLSYHQFSETVTNKMTVSRSAFEEQMKFLKDDGYHVITIDDLLDFLDFKKQVPKKSVVITIDDGWRSMYDIAFPILKQYGYPATLFVYTDLITGSYKTLSWDLIQKMAESGIDIQCHTKTHRDLTKPDANKKETFKEYFEAIEKELSGCMTLIKKKLNQEVKYTAYPYGETNHLVIELAKKVGYRGAFTTKRGGNPFFVNNYRINRSMIYGEFNLKSFEKNLSPFSEEILQ, encoded by the coding sequence ATGGTGCCTAAGACAAAAGGCAGGAATGAGCATCTATTCGCTCTCGTCGCTCTTATACTGGTCATAATCCTTATCGGTGGATGCGCCGCCGGCAAGGTCGAGACCAAACCTGAAGGTGTGCCGCAGGAGAAGCCGCGGGAAAGGATGGAGGATTTTGGTTTCCAGGCGATCAGGGTGGGGCAGGGCGATACCCTGTCTTCTCTGGCAAAGAAATATCTGGGCGACGCCACAATGGACTGGTTTATCGCAGAATTCAACGGGATAACCGCGATCACTCCGGGACAGGAATTGATCATACCTCTTAAGCCCTATGATAAGGGTGGGCTGAGTCTGAGGGGATATCAGACCGTTCCGGTATTGAGCTACCACCAGTTTTCGGAGACCGTGACGAACAAGATGACCGTTAGCCGTTCCGCCTTTGAAGAACAGATGAAGTTCCTCAAGGACGACGGATATCATGTGATCACGATCGACGACCTCCTTGACTTTCTCGACTTCAAGAAGCAGGTGCCGAAAAAATCAGTCGTGATCACGATTGACGACGGCTGGCGCTCGATGTATGACATTGCCTTCCCTATTTTAAAGCAGTACGGATATCCGGCGACGCTCTTTGTCTATACCGACCTCATCACCGGAAGCTATAAGACCTTGTCCTGGGACCTTATCCAGAAGATGGCGGAAAGCGGTATCGACATTCAGTGCCATACCAAAACGCACCGCGATTTAACGAAGCCGGATGCAAATAAAAAAGAGACCTTCAAGGAATATTTTGAGGCGATAGAGAAAGAATTGTCGGGATGCATGACATTGATTAAGAAGAAGCTGAACCAAGAGGTGAAGTATACAGCCTATCCCTACGGCGAAACCAATCACCTCGTCATCGAACTTGCGAAGAAGGTCGGGTATCGCGGCGCCTTCACGACGAAACGCGGGGGCAATCCCTTTTTCGTCAACAACTACCGCATAAACCGTTCCATGATCTACGGCGAGTTTAACCTGAAAAGCTTCGAAAAGAACCTCTCTCCCTTCAGCGAGGAGATATTGCAGTGA